The following is a genomic window from Verrucosispora sp. WMMD573.
GCCGGCCCAGTCCGAGGACGCGGCGGCCCTGGTCCGGCTTCGGGTGCTCGGCCCGGTCACCGTCATCACCGACGCCGGTCCGATCGCCACCGGAATGCGCAGCGGCTCCTACACCGTGCTCGCCGTCCTGGCTGCTCACCCCGCCGGTCGCACCCTCGACCAGCTCGCCGCCGCCCTGCACCCCGACGTCGACCCGGCCGCCGCCGTGAAACGCGTCCGCACCGACATCACCTCCGCCCGGCGGGTGCTGCGCGCCGCCACCGGCCACGACGAGCCAATGTTCATCGTCTACGACCCGGCCACCGGCCGATACCAACTCGACCCGCAGACCGTCACCGTGGACCTCTGGCAGATGCTCACCACCATCGACCAAGCCACCAGCAGCGACGACGAGGCGACGACGCTCGCTGCGCTACGCCGGGCCACGGAGCTGTACGCAGCGGACTTCGCCGAAGGTCACGACCACGCCTGGGCCACCGACTACGCCACCAGCTACCGCCACCAGATCCTCACCGCCCACGCCCGCATCGCCGAGATCCTCGAACCCGACCACCCCGACCAGGCGGTCGCCGCCCTCGAACGCGCCGCCGGCCTCGACCCCGTCAATGAAGAGCTATACCAGCGGATCATGCGCATCCACGGACGACAGCGACGCCCCGACGCCGTCCGGCGAACCCTGCGCCGGCTGGAGGAACGCCTCGCCGACCTCGGCGACGCCGAACCATCACAGGCCACCCGCCGCGTCGCCGAACGCCAACTCCGACCCATCACCCCCGTCAGCGGAGCACGGCCATGACCAACGCCCAACTCATCCGAATGCAATGGGCTGTCCGGGCAACACTGGCCCTCGGCGTCGCCGCCTCAGTCACCGCGAACATCCTGCACGCCCAGGCGAACCCGATCTCCCAGGCCATCGCCGCATGGCCACCGTTGGCCCTACTCATCACCGTCGAGCTGGTCACGCGCGTACCCGTCCACCGCCGCGCGCTCGGCGTCATCCGGATCGTCGCCGCCTCCGCCATCGCCGCCATCGCCGCCTGGATCAGCTACCACCACATGGTAGGAGTCGTTGCCCACTACGGCGAAACCGGCACCGTGCCCTACCTCCTCCCCCTCTCCGTGGACGGACTGATCATCGTCGCGTCGGTCTCCCTGGTAGAACTGGCCGCCCGCCGCCGGGAAGCCGAGAAGACAACGTCGGCACCTGCCACAACGGCGACCGCATCCGCCGCCCCAGCGTCGGTACAGCAGCCGCCGGAGCCAGGTGACGCCGGACCCGCACACCCACCTCCGGCACTTGAACGCCACAGCACCGACGCCGACACGCCGCGCCTCGACGTTGTACGCGAACCCAACCAGCGCCCAGCCGCCGACCCCAGCTCGGGCGACACCAGGCTCAATCACGCTCCCGACAGTGCGTTGCACGGGGATGACCTGCCCGACGTCGAAGACGACGCGGACGAGGACGTAGACCTCGCTGCGGATCTCGTGCCGCTACTGCCCGCCGCCCGCGCCGCCCGAGACGAGCTAATCCGTGAAGGTCACACCGTCAGCCGTGATGCCCTCGCACGCCGGCTACGCAGCAACGGCCACTCGATACGCAACAGCGCGGTATCAGAGCTGCTCGCCGCCCTTCGACAGGAGACGCGATCGGTCAACGGCTCCCGCCCCACTGCCCAGCTCTAGCGACCCCGGCCTCGTCGTTTGCCTTTACCACAGAGCCGTGTCCCCGGCCCGGCCCGCGACGGTGGGCGGTCTTGATCGGCGCGTGGAGGTCGGCGTGGATAGGCCGGGGTGCCCGACCGGACACCACGACGAACGCTGTCAGGAGGAACCACGCATGACTGACCAGCCATCCACGCGCCGCACTGTCGAGGTAGACGCTGCCGTGTACGACGTGTTGGAGCGCACGGCCGCCAACCGAGACACCGACGTCAACGGTGTGCTGCGCTACCTGATCGAGGTGCCGACGCCCCGGGCTGCTGCCGACGACGAAGACTGAGTGCGCGCAAGACAGGTCGCCCGGCCCGCCACGGCGGGCCGGGCGACACCCGTCAACGCTCTTGCCGTCTACCCGCTCGAAGCGACGGCAGCGGCGAGCAGGCGTTGGGCGGTGCGCTCAGTGATGTCGAGTTGCCCGGCGAGCGTCACACCGAGCCCGCGCCGATCCTGCCCGGCGGCGTCGGCCTCGGCCAGCAACGTAATGGCGACTTGGAGCCGAGGATCGTCGGCGTACGGGTGCGGTTTGCGGGCACCGGTCGTGCCGGGGGTACGGCCGGTGGACTGCCTCCCGGTACGGGCATCCGCGACGGCCCACACCGTGCGCCGATACCACAGGCGACGGACCCGCCCGTCCGACAGTTCCTCGACCCGGTCCGGGTTGTCGAGCAGGGTATCGGGCAGGTTGCGGTACGAGCTGTACCCGAGGACCCTCGCCGCCGCGCCCGACCCTAGGAAATCCTCCGGGTCGCCGCGGCGGTCGACCTTCGTCAGCTCGGCGCGTTTCGCCGCCAGGTGCGCCGAATGGAACGCCTCAATGTCGTCGAGCCAGAACCACTCCCTGCCGTCGTGCGCGAAGCCGCGTGGAAAGCCGAACCGGGCGCGGTGGCGGCGCCAGTGGTTGACGGTGGTGTAGGCCGCGCCGGTGTGCGCGGCGACTCCGGTCCGGTCGAGGGCGGTCCGTCCGTTGATGATGCGTCGTGCCACGTCGTTCATCCTCCCCTCCGGCTAGCTGGGAGCGGGGCCCGCGTGACCGAGGTGGGTGTGACTCGGGCCGTAGGATCGGCCATACGCCTGTCTCGGGTAGAAGCGGTGTGGTCCGCAGGTGACCCGGGTGGGCGAGGTGGCCGGTCGGGGTTGCGCGCACCCTCGGGTGTGCCCGCCGGCCACCGACCCAACCTGGTTACCTCGGCGGACTTAGCACTTTCCATGCCACCTGTGCCATGTGGTCGATGCGCAGTGCGGCCAGTTTCGCGCGCGTGGGGGGTTTCAGCGCGTCGTACACGGTCAGGATCGCGGCGGCGGTGGTCGCGTCCACCAGCACCCCGTCGATCTTGCGGCAGTTGCCGCGCTTCGCCTCCCGCAGCAATTCGATAGCCTGTGGGTCACCCGCTGTCGCATCGTCCGGGAGCGCGTCGATGTCGGCCAGCCCCTCGCAGTCGGGGCAGGTGACGAGGTGCGGGTCCTCGGTGACACGGCTCAACGGCACGTCGGCTGCGCCGCACACCGGCCCCATCCGGCGGCGGGCCTTCGCGTGAGTGAAGGCGAGCCATTCGTGCCGCCCGGTGTCGGGGGTCATGGTGCCTGCCCCGGCTGGTGGGTCCAGATGCCGAGCGGGTGGCCGGGGGCGATGCGACCTCGGCCGGAGGCGAGGGTGTGGAACACGTCGAAGTACCGTTCGTGGAGTTGGCCCCGGGTGCGCATCAGGTGTTTGCCTCGGGTGAGCTTCGCGGGCAGGGACTCGACCACCCGGCCGATCAGCCCATACAGGTCCCGGGCCTCGATGAGGTCGGCGCACCCCTGGCACGCCGACCAGCGTTCGCCCCACGCCTGGGTGAATGCGTGCTCGGTGTCGGTGCGGCGTACCCGCGCCGCGTGGTGCCGAGACTGGTAGTCGCCCACGGCGACCACCTGTGCGGTAACCCGGCGGACGTCGGTGACCTGGTTCGCGCACCGGTAGATCCAGGCCGCGCCGGGTGCGGAGCAGAAGTCGCACTCGATGATCGGGTCGGGAATCTCGGTGAGCGGTGCGGGCTCGGGCCGGTGGTCACTTTGCTGGCCGCGCTGCTCGGCCGCGTGCAGGTACTCGACGATCATGCCGAGGTTGTTGAGGCGGATGTTGAGCGCGCGACGGCAGCGGCGGCAGTAGAACGACTCCGGGATCGGCGCCGTGCTCGCGTCGAGGGCTACCGCCTCGGGGCCATGGGCGGATTCCTCGGGGTGCGGAGTGTGCGATGGCATCACTGGTCGCCTTCGTCCTGGTTGTGGGTGTGCTGCGGCCAGGCGGGGTTGGCCGGGTCGAGGGTCAGACCGAGACGCAGGCTCGCGAGGTCGACCACCCGCCGCAGCAGGCTCGCGGTTCCGCTGCTGAGGTCGGCGTCGTAGTCGTGGGCGATGCGGCAGGCGAAGCGCAACGCCACGCACGCGGAGGTGAG
Proteins encoded in this region:
- a CDS encoding DUF2637 domain-containing protein, whose product is MTNAQLIRMQWAVRATLALGVAASVTANILHAQANPISQAIAAWPPLALLITVELVTRVPVHRRALGVIRIVAASAIAAIAAWISYHHMVGVVAHYGETGTVPYLLPLSVDGLIIVASVSLVELAARRREAEKTTSAPATTATASAAPASVQQPPEPGDAGPAHPPPALERHSTDADTPRLDVVREPNQRPAADPSSGDTRLNHAPDSALHGDDLPDVEDDADEDVDLAADLVPLLPAARAARDELIREGHTVSRDALARRLRSNGHSIRNSAVSELLAALRQETRSVNGSRPTAQL